The Oceanispirochaeta sp. genome window below encodes:
- a CDS encoding site-specific DNA-methyltransferase → MSPSSDFFSRTPIELKKLSEGLEIPYDTLNSYFHDRKLPSEEHLKRLSGYFQYNSAQLKVLWGVVDGGTLEYLQKNLSFIPELKSKKPTTKKLNPTMHTPNGILYRNDCLDVMAGMEDNSLDLIFADPPFNLNKKYPSRMNDLIKEEEYIRWMNGWVDEMCRILKPGGALFLWNLPRWNIEISKRLNKSLYFKNWIAVDLKSSLPIKGRLYPSHYSLLYYTKGKKANFFAPDRIPMQICPKCYGDLKDYGGYKSKMNKKGVNITDIWTDIPPVRHAKYKRRKNSNELSIKLLDRVIEMASQPGDLVFDPFGGSGSTYIVAELKDRRWIGTDIGPSDEIIERFNIIDTE, encoded by the coding sequence ATGAGTCCAAGCTCCGATTTTTTCTCCAGAACTCCGATAGAATTAAAGAAACTCTCTGAAGGTCTTGAAATCCCCTATGATACGCTCAATAGTTACTTTCACGACAGGAAACTGCCCTCGGAAGAGCATTTAAAGAGGCTTTCCGGGTATTTTCAATATAACAGTGCCCAATTGAAGGTCCTCTGGGGAGTCGTGGACGGGGGGACCCTTGAATACCTCCAGAAGAATCTCTCTTTCATTCCCGAATTAAAATCAAAAAAACCGACAACTAAAAAACTCAATCCAACAATGCATACTCCGAATGGAATTCTCTACCGGAATGACTGCCTGGATGTCATGGCCGGCATGGAGGATAACAGCCTGGATCTGATTTTTGCAGATCCTCCCTTTAATCTGAATAAAAAATACCCTTCCCGGATGAACGATCTGATTAAAGAGGAAGAGTACATACGCTGGATGAACGGCTGGGTGGATGAAATGTGCCGGATTCTGAAGCCTGGAGGGGCCCTATTCCTGTGGAATCTGCCCCGATGGAACATCGAAATTTCAAAGAGATTGAACAAGTCTCTCTATTTTAAGAATTGGATCGCTGTGGATCTTAAATCCAGCCTCCCCATCAAGGGCCGCCTGTATCCCTCTCATTATTCACTGCTCTATTATACCAAGGGGAAGAAGGCCAACTTTTTTGCACCCGACCGCATCCCCATGCAGATCTGCCCCAAATGCTATGGAGACCTGAAGGACTATGGCGGGTATAAATCCAAGATGAACAAGAAGGGTGTGAATATTACGGATATCTGGACGGATATTCCTCCGGTTCGACATGCCAAATATAAGAGACGGAAAAACTCAAATGAATTGTCCATTAAACTCTTGGACCGGGTCATTGAGATGGCCTCACAACCGGGTGATCTAGTGTTTGATCCCTTCGGCGGTTCGGGTTCCACCTATATTGTGGCCGAGCTTAAAGACCGACGCTGGATCGGAACGGATATCGGGCCATCCGATGAAATCATCGAGCGCTTCAATATCATTGATACGGAG
- a CDS encoding flagellin has protein sequence MIINHNITAMTANRNLSIAGSNTASNMEKLSSGMRINKAGDDASGLAVSEKMRSQIRGLNQASRNAADGVSFIQTTEGFLQETTDIIQRVRELAVQSSNGIYTAEDRMQIQVEVSQLIDELDRVASHAQFNGMNMLTGRFAADTGNNTVTGEMTFHIGANMDQKEQVFIGTMTAEALGIRQIGNGEIMSISTPEQSNRNIGVLDNALKTVNKQRADLGAYQNRLEMAIKGIDIGSENLQAAESRIRDLDMAKETVDFTKNQILSQASNAMLAQANQRTQSVLQLLQ, from the coding sequence ATGATTATCAATCACAACATTACCGCCATGACTGCAAACAGAAACCTGAGTATTGCCGGCAGCAACACAGCCAGTAACATGGAAAAACTATCATCTGGAATGAGGATCAACAAAGCCGGAGACGATGCTTCAGGACTGGCTGTTTCAGAGAAAATGCGCTCACAGATCCGAGGCCTGAATCAGGCTTCCCGGAATGCGGCAGACGGTGTTTCTTTTATCCAGACAACAGAAGGGTTTCTACAGGAGACGACTGATATTATTCAGAGAGTCAGAGAACTGGCCGTTCAGTCTTCCAACGGTATTTATACAGCCGAAGACAGAATGCAGATCCAGGTTGAAGTCTCTCAGCTGATTGATGAATTGGACCGTGTTGCATCTCATGCACAGTTTAACGGTATGAATATGCTGACCGGCCGATTTGCAGCCGATACGGGCAACAACACAGTGACAGGCGAAATGACCTTTCACATCGGTGCGAATATGGACCAGAAAGAACAGGTTTTCATAGGAACAATGACCGCAGAGGCCTTGGGAATACGTCAGATAGGGAATGGTGAGATCATGTCGATCTCAACTCCTGAACAGTCTAACAGAAACATCGGAGTCCTTGATAATGCTCTAAAGACTGTGAACAAGCAGAGAGCGGACCTGGGTGCCTACCAGAACAGACTGGAAATGGCGATCAAGGGAATTGATATCGGTTCTGAAAACCTTCAGGCTGCCGAGTCAAGAATCCGGGACCTGGATATGGCTAAAGAAACTGTTGACTTCACCAAGAATCAGATTCTGTCTCAGGCAAGCAACGCCATGCTGGCTCAGGCAAATCAGAGAACTCAGTCAGTTCTTCAACTGCTGCAGTAA